The genomic stretch AAGACACGTGGCTTGGGTGCAGAGCCTAAGCGGCTGGCGTTGCTTCGACGTTTGGTGAATGCAGGAAACCGTGTACTGGCAATCGAACAACATCAGGCATCACCATCAATAGTCGTGGTCAGGGGCCATCATCAGCGCGGTGGGCCTGATCCGGTTTGGTGGACACATATGGGCTTGGAGGTGTGATCCTCAAGGGGAGCTGTCCACGTACCACGGGGAAAGCCACCATATCCGCGACAGTTCAGGGCGGAGGCGGTTCGCCCGGTGCGCGAGAGCGGGAAGCCTATTGCCTCAGATCGCAAGAGGCCAGGGCATATCAGTGGAGTCGCTGCGTAACTGGACCAGGCAGGCTGAGATCGATGCAGGGGAGCGTGAAGGGCTAACGACTGCCGAGAGGGAGGAGCTCACCCGGCTTCGCCGATAGAAAAGGAGGTCGGCTGTCACAGAGAGAAATTAGAAGGAAGCCAAACAGTCCGTCGCATAGCCCTGGAGTGTCCACGAAACCGGATCAACTTCAGCGAGAGGCTTGCTGAACGCTGGGTAGTCTTCGAAGAACCCGCCAGCACGTTCGGCCTCCCGATTCCGGACGAGGACCGAGCCAGGTTTATCGCCCCCTATGAGAACAAGGTTCGGCTGGAGGCGATGAGGAACATGTCCGATCAACAGAGTTACCGCGTGATGCTGGTAGAGGACGATCCGAAGATCGCCAGGATCCTCACGGAGGAGCTGGAGCGGTACGGCATGACCGTTGCGGCAGTCGACGACTTCGCCCGGGTCAAGGAAGCCTTCTGCTCCTGCGAGCCGGACCTCGTGCTCCTTGACATCAACCTGCCGAGGTATGACGGTTACTACTGGTGCCGTCAGATCCGAGCTCTGTCCAAAGTGCCGATCATCTTCATATCCGCCCGGGACCAGGACGTTGACCAGGTGCGTGCCCTCGAGAGTGGCGGCGATGACTACATCAGCAAGCCGTTTAGCCTCGAGCTCGCGATCGCCAAGATCAGCAGCATGCTGCGTCGAACCTACGGGGAGTATGCTGTGCATAAGCATTTCGATGTCCTCAGGGTCGGAGACATCGTGATCAACAGAAATGATGGCACCGTCAGTCGGGGCGGGATCCAAGTAGAGCTCACAGGAAAGGAACTCGACCTGCTCTGGACGCTAGCTC from Bacillota bacterium encodes the following:
- a CDS encoding response regulator transcription factor, which gives rise to MSDQQSYRVMLVEDDPKIARILTEELERYGMTVAAVDDFARVKEAFCSCEPDLVLLDINLPRYDGYYWCRQIRALSKVPIIFISARDQDVDQVRALESGGDDYISKPFSLELAIAKISSMLRRTYGEYAVHKHFDVLRVGDIVINRNDGTVSRGGIQVELTGKELDLLWTLAQRNGDIVSREELLEVLWDDESFVDDNTLTVNVSRLRRRLEELGLGGAVETRRGQGYRLCLPGE